The genomic interval AGTTAAGAGCCTGGATGACAGTAAAGAGCCAGATGGCATAGTGAAAAAAAGCCTCCTCTCATACCCTGACATGAATGCACATTTAACTCAgaagtatttttaaaaaaaaaaactatttcagaaaAAGAAAGGAGCTTGGGGTGAAGCCTCTGAGGTGAAAGTAGCGATGTCAGTCAGATGTTTAGTCGGTCGGGGCAGACTCAGTACTGAAGGCCACGGCGGGTCCTTCTGTCTGTAGGTCACCTCCTCTGCTGCCCTTCTCTGTGCTGCGGTTGAGTGAAGTCCTTGTTCCCACGGCGACCCTGACTGTGAACATAGGTTTCTAGCTGCAGTAACAGAGTGGGCAGCAGGCTGTCCAGCAAGGCCAGCCCCTCCCAGGAACACCGTAGACCCctgaaggccacacacacatacgacaaAATGTGCTTTTATCCAACTTAATCACCATTAAGAACAAGGACATCAACAGACTAGATACAAGACTTACCCAATGCTATGCTTTACAATGGATAATAAAGGCTAATCAAATTAAAATCAAATTAAGTTCATGTAGTCATCACCTGTCATCAAGTATCAGAAGTCCCCTCTGCTGTAGTTCCTGGACATATCCTGACTGACCCAGAACTGCATGGAGATTATCACTAGGGCTGAACAGTTTCCAGTGCTGAaaagcacagaaaacaacaccaAACTCATGCTTTTGTATACTCACACTGAGCTCATACAGTTAATTATCAATTATCGAAGATCAACCTTCCGTTCACAGAGACACATGAAGCTACTAGACATTTTTCAATGCATCAGGCAAATGGCTGTTGAATCAAGATTCAGTTCCACCCCACATGTTTAGGTTACATGGCTTTTGACTGCAGCACGCCCACCTGGTGTGTGATTCCATCAGTCATCCTCAGGCCCATGACCAGCACCTCCTCCAGCCTgcagacagaaaaacaaactcatagcacacacacacacacgcacacacagacacacacgcacacacaaacatgcacagacacacatacacgtgcacacacatgcacagacacgcacacacacacacacacacacacacacacagacacacaaacccgcatacacacacacacacacacacacacttttcaggcATAGCACCCCCTTATCAGGTCTGATGTATTCCGGTCTATCTATTATATGTgtttgttaaaacacatttccaAAGGTGTTAGTAACTAATGTGCCTTTTAACACCAAGCAGCTTTGGTGCTGTGTCATGACAGATATATCTGACTCTTACACCGCCACACAAAAGCCACTGGGGCCAGTCAGTGCCAAAATACCCACTCACAGTGCGAGGTGACTCAGCGAAATCCAACGTCGGGTAGCGTGACCAAACTTCTGAACCTCACTCATCCAGACGTCCGGCTCCAAGGTCTGTGTGCGAGCCTCCCTCTGAACCGATCCTTCCAAGTGGGGCATGAACCGGCCATGGGCCCCTATGGCCAAACAAATGGACAACAGCAATCTGACTATCCAATGCTACACAACCTGTGGCAGCATTAAAAGTACATATTTATGATATATAAATTATGTTATAACAATGTGTACGAAATGTAATGGAGGATATCAAAGCTCTAATACAAATATCCACTGCAGTTTATCTAGTATATCTCACCTGGGCCTACACCGATGTACTGCTGTCCCTTCCAGTAGCCTAGATTATGCTCACTGACAGCACCCTACATAAAGAAAAACAACCAATTACTAGTACAGAGAACCACACAAAAAAAGTCAGAGGAAAAGGCACCAAAAAGCACAAAAAAGCCTTACACTTCTGGCAAAGTTGGACACCTCATACTGGCGGAAGCCGTGCATTTCTAGGATGTCCCTTGCAGTCATGTACATGGTGGCGGTGACGTCTTCAGTGGGCATAGTCAGCTCACCCCGCTGGACCTGCTTGAAGAGCTGCGTGCCCCTCTCCAGGGTCAGCTGGTAGAGCGACACGTGATGGTCGCAGACCGCCAGCAGCTTCTCCAGTTCCGTCTCCCATGAAGCCACGCTTTGGCCTGGGCGCCCAAACATGACGTCCACAGAGACGCGCCCTGGACAAAGCCTGCGGGCCTCAGAGATGGTGTGCAGAGCATGTTGGGAACTGTGGTCTCGCCCCAGGAGCTTCAGGTCCTCATCGTTCAGAGACTTTGGGGATTATGAAAAATAAAAGAAGATAACTGGGTTTTGAAAGGTGTTGTAAGCAACACTGTAACAAAAGAGTTTCTTTCTAACTTCTGACAAGACTGGGTCACCATAGCAACCCATCCAACTCTTTTCTATCCTGTGTCAATGCACAGAGCATTTATGAGTATGaatggtttatttatttatcctttattttacCAGGTGAGACCCATTGAGATCTTACATCTCTTTTTCAAGGGAGCCCTGGTTATGATGGCTATATGGAAATACttatatattttaaaacataTAGTTTATAACCATTCTGACATTGTATTGTATTCTAAAACAGAGAATTTGAACAGGAGATCCATGACACCCAGGGTCGACACAGCTACTGTAGGGAAGTAgttcttaaactgggggtcATCAAAAATATAGGAGGGGTCGCAAAATGATTTGCAGTCTGAATTAGATGCATTTTTCTAAAGGTTTttagaacattttttttttaaactgggaTATTCAGCAGCTCTAGATGTAGGCCAATTCAGTGTTACCTataaaaaaactcactgaagaagaagaagaacaggccagcgaacccttcttaattttcttaactttcttttttttggcagtttgcaaacggggTGCATTAcctccaccatctgctggactgaggtgtaatggcaagtgtaccctgtagcctcgttctggccgctgGGTAAATAAGGCGAATTGGCTGCCATGCATTCTTCTTGTTGGCCCAGTTAAATAATATCATGCAGTATGTAATTGGGGTCCCTCCACAATGTCAAGGGCTCCTTGGCCTCAAAAAACAGTAAACACCTCTGCTCTGAAAATTATAATGTGTAAGTAATGTAAAGTAACTACATTAAAGTAGGATGGAAACGTTTCTAATGGATAAACAATCCCACAAAGCGCCAGTACTTCAATGAGATGGCCACAAAATAGGACAGAACAGCCCCTACTTCAATCAGATGGCCACAAAATTGGACAAAAGAGTCCTCGAAAGCATCCAGAGACGCAGGGATCCTTTGATATCTGAAACAGCGCCTGTCCTAATGGACTCTCAGCACATAGCCTAATTCcatttgcaggtaggcctgtgCACAAGAGGCTGATGTGCTTTCCATTCACACATGGCGGGAGAggtgttctctctctgtgtttataGCTCTTACCCATCATGCGGCCCTGGTCCACCCTTTGTTCTGGGTCTGGCCTAATTTCAGTGGCTCCTGCCCTTTGCTCAGGGTTGGCAGTGTAACAAATTCATTAATCACTTGTCATTCGCACTAAAAAGGTAGCTCATTTTGAAgtggtgggggcgggggggggggggcatgtaacCCCGAGGATAAAGGTGCATGCAAAAAAGGGATGATGGTTCACTATCTGGGTTTCTCATTTACATTGTTAAGAACATTCATGAAAATTCGTCTTAAGGAAACTGTCCGCAAGTCTGTCTGCATTTGCATCACCTGTGTTACGCAAATGACACTCACCTCATCACTTTGAGTCTCACTTAACACCCCCGCCCCCATGTGAATACATTTGAATGAATTTCAAATGTTTCGGGATTTCCTACTTAAATCCTGTAATATCGCATTAAACAGTTGGATGGaaaccaaacaaaaaatgtatcaaaCTGATCAACTATTCTTTGCTGAACCTTAAGGTTTACACATATTGTAGTCAAACTTGGAGAGAGAGTAGGTAAAGAAAATGAAAAGGTTGAGCCACAATAGGCTGCAAAGATGTGTTTTGCAGTGTATGTTTAAAATCTTTAAACAGCAGTTCCTGTAAGTATATGTCATTACCAAATCTAAAGTTATGGCATCAAGGTTTGAAGAGTAGAATTACTGTCTTTGTAAACTACATTATTTTAGAACAAAGGATCACTTTTCGCAGCAAACACTTTCAGGTTCAGTGCCTGTTAATCCATAGGAGTTTTTATAACAAATCAATACATCTGATGTAACTAACAATAAGTGGGTCATGAttacaaacaaattaaatgtaTTTCATCTGACCTATAACTTGCATCCCAATGGGTATCACCAAAATAACTACAGTAAAGGTTCTTGACCATTTAAGCTTACTGGTGGTATTACACATCTAATTATAATCACCTAGGATCTAAACAGTAGCCAAATGTCAATGACAAATTCAATCATTTTATAGGAATATAGACTGATAAAAGGATGACATTAAAGTAAAAGCAGTGCACTCTACATAAAGGGAAAACAAGGAATTATATACAGACTTGTAATAGTTGAGATCATGTGCTATATTCACCTGCACGCCAATAGACAGTCGATTGATCCCAGCATCTATGAAGTCTTTCAGCCTGGACGTTCCTGCAGGTGTTGGGTTGACCTCCAGGGTGACCTCTGCCTCCTCTGGTAGCTGAGCATGTTGGGAGACTCTCTCCAAGACAGCTGCAATGGTGGCAGGCTGTGCCAAGCTAGGTGTTCCGCCTCCAAAAAACACTGAAGTAATACTAAAAACAAATTTTTTGAATTTTTTTTAGAAGTGGTGAGGACTGTCATTTTAAAACAGACTAGCTGTTGATGTGGGAAATAGAAggttgaagtaggcctagaatgtgtaggctactttctcATGCGAAATAACTCTGAAAAGTGCTTCTTGAAGTTGAACTATTGACAGTACTAGTAACGGCCTCTGTATGAGCTTGCAGATGATAGACATTAAAACATGTGAGAAGGTTCAGCTCACGTACCGAGACACCCGACTGAGCTTCAGCAGagtttctgtctccctctgcaaACATTCAGTCATGGCAGAATGGTTAACAGACCGGGAAATATACTTGTTGAAGTTGCAGTAGGAGCATCTTTTTAGACAGTACGGCCACTAAGGAATGACAAAGACAGGACGTTTATATATTGAGGAGCACACACAAACGGATGATATCCCCAGCAATGCACAACTTACGTGGACATACAGAGACGCTTCATCAGATAGAGGTGGTAAAACTGATGCACAAGTGCCCTTTGAAGCACTTTCAGTGAGAGATTTCGGCGACATAAATAATGTTCGCCTGGCAACAGGCCAACAGAAATGTCTTGCATTTTTCATACCTTTGCCGCTTTAGAGTGTCTGAAATATAAGATAACAACATGAAAACTATTCATGACAAAGGCATAACTGTGTTATGTCcatatagacagtaaaatatagTTATGGCAGCGTGTATTCCACACGGCGGGACATAATGTATGAACACATACGTCACAGGAAATAGAAAGCTCGCGCATGACCTACAGTAACCACCAGATGGCAACGTAGAGCAACTTGGGGATGCTGCAAGCAGCATCTTTATCAGCATGGTTAGAATAGACAATCAGAAAGCCCCAATAGGACTCAACTAAGTTCAAAACATAACTTTATAATTCTTCAATTTCCTTTACTGACAACAATGTGCTGTTTGATGAAAAGGCTATTAAAGAGTCATAACTGTGCTTTCGAAAACCTCAAAAGAAATATATGTTTATAAAtaacagtttttgttgttgttgctgaatTAAGTATCTTACAGGTTGTAATATATACAGCCCCATTAGTTAATTATTGTATTACATTTATGTTGTATAATAGGGCGAACTAAAAATGATGTCCCAAATTAAGGTTGCATAATCCTACCATGATAAGGCTTTCTGTCAGTTTGTGTGAGCatttgcatgtgcatgcatgtgtgaatgtgtgttgtttttgagTGAGAGGACACTGTGACACATAGACACTGAATTCAATTCCCCTCTTGCCCATGGGCCATTTTCCACTCAATACCAAAACTGGAACACAatcatttgttaaaaaaaagacagGCAAAGTTACACACAATGTGACACATGACCACCTCTGGGATGCGGTCTACAGCAGGAAAGCCATTAAAGTTGAAGAGGACCAGACCAACAGATCCTTCAACTCACTAATTCATCACTTCATTCACCTTTGATTTTAGACAATATCGCAAAGGAGGGCTTTTCAAAGCAATGCCCAGGAGAGACCGTAAGTTTTCTATACATTTTTCTGTACACTACTTCTTTCTTTTGAACAACAAATCTCTTAGGCTTTTGCTGCTTCATTTGAGGGGACAGTTTAACTGCAAAGCAGTAACAGTTGATTTGCTTATgttttgataaataaatggtaaAATGTGCTTGTTCTTGCCCCCACAGCTAATGGCGATGTTGACCTTAGGCTTGTGGTGATTGGCAGCAGTGGCCCCGCACAGTTTTTGCTTACCAATTCCATCCTGGGCAAGGAGGAGTTCACCAGGGATGTCTGCAGCATTGCAGGGAGCCGCAAGAACCTGGGGGATCTGGCAGGCCGGCGGGTGGCGGTGATCAACAGTCCCAATCTCTACGAGAAGGACCTGTCCAAGGCCAAGATGAAGGAGGAGCTGAGGAGGGCCAAGTGTCTCTCAGCCCCAGGCCCCCACGCCTTCCTCCTGGCCTTTGACCTGGATGGGATGAGCCCCAATGACATCAAGTCCCCCAAACTGGTGGTGAAACGCTACGGCGAGCGGTCGCTGAACCACGCCATCATCCTGCTGGCCTACGACGGCAATCTGGAGGGTCAGGCGCTGGACGACAGGGTGATGCGCACCGACTCGCACCTGCGCGAGCTGTTGGAGCAGTGCGGCTGCCGGTACCACATCTTCCCCAAGAACTGGCAGGACCGCAGCCAGGCCCGGGAGCTGGCGCACAAGATCGAGAGGATGGTGACGGCGCTGGGCGGCCACTACTACACCAGCCACTCGTACCAGCGGGCGGAGGACAGCGTGCGGAAGGAGGTGGCGCGGCTAGAGAAGAGGCGCGAGGGGGAGACGGACCGGGCCTGGTGCGGGCTTGAGCAGCAGTACCAGGGCGACGAGCTGCGCCGGCAGGTCGACGGCTACAACTCCAGCATCCACGCCGAGATCCGGGCCAGGGCCGAGCTGGACAACGGCTGGCTCCGGACCACGCTGGCCACAGGGGTTGGCGTGGGCTTCGTGGTGGGGGCAGTCATGGGGATGGCGATTGGGTCGGTGGAGGGGCCGCTGGGGATTGTGGTGGGCGGGGTTGTGGGAGGGGGTGTGGGCGGCGGCACTGGAGGGGCCGTGCAAGTGGCGATGGAACACCTCGAGGACCGGATCGGACCGCATCCCAACAACTTTAACACCATGTTCATTAATCGCTTCTTCCGCCTGCCACGCTCATCTTTCCGTTAGGACATTCTGCTCCAACACAAACCATGAGCAGGCTCCTCACCTGTTCGTCACAGTAGAGTGCTGATAAGCTGAAACGCTTGGTAATACTCTTTTCTATGTTTGATTCATATGGATTAAACCATTTATTTCCCTTTGTGCCCACTCTACAATTGCAGTAGATGAATTACAATAGTTAGAAAGTCTGTTAGAAAGCATGAGTTCAACTGGATTCTTCTTTTTTGGGGATCACGTGCACTTGG from Alosa sapidissima isolate fAloSap1 chromosome 3, fAloSap1.pri, whole genome shotgun sequence carries:
- the rsad1 gene encoding radical S-adenosyl methionine domain-containing protein 1, mitochondrial — translated: MKNARHFCWPVARRTLFMSPKSLTESASKGTCASVLPPLSDEASLYVHWPYCLKRCSYCNFNKYISRSVNHSAMTECLQRETETLLKLSRVSRITSVFFGGGTPSLAQPATIAAVLERVSQHAQLPEEAEVTLEVNPTPAGTSRLKDFIDAGINRLSIGVQSLNDEDLKLLGRDHSSQHALHTISEARRLCPGRVSVDVMFGRPGQSVASWETELEKLLAVCDHHVSLYQLTLERGTQLFKQVQRGELTMPTEDVTATMYMTARDILEMHGFRQYEVSNFARSGAVSEHNLGYWKGQQYIGVGPGAHGRFMPHLEGSVQREARTQTLEPDVWMSEVQKFGHATRRWISLSHLALLEEVLVMGLRMTDGITHQHWKLFSPSDNLHAVLGQSGYVQELQQRGLLILDDRGLRCSWEGLALLDSLLPTLLLQLETYVHSQGRRGNKDFTQPQHREGQQRR
- the LOC121705954 gene encoding GTPase IMAP family member 4, with the translated sequence MQKTIFSSSAEQPFFYGQYRKGGLFKAMPRRDPNGDVDLRLVVIGSSGPAQFLLTNSILGKEEFTRDVCSIAGSRKNLGDLAGRRVAVINSPNLYEKDLSKAKMKEELRRAKCLSAPGPHAFLLAFDLDGMSPNDIKSPKLVVKRYGERSLNHAIILLAYDGNLEGQALDDRVMRTDSHLRELLEQCGCRYHIFPKNWQDRSQARELAHKIERMVTALGGHYYTSHSYQRAEDSVRKEVARLEKRREGETDRAWCGLEQQYQGDELRRQVDGYNSSIHAEIRARAELDNGWLRTTLATGVGVGFVVGAVMGMAIGSVEGPLGIVVGGVVGGGVGGGTGGAVQVAMEHLEDRIGPHPNNFNTMFINRFFRLPRSSFR